The nucleotide window GGAATAGTATACTGTGTCCCGAACTAAACTGGAGAGTTTCTTGCAATAAGTAATACTTTTAAAACACAGAGCTTTTTAAGTATATGCAACATATTGAACAATACAGTTATTCAGGTATTCAAAAACTTATTATAcagtaataataaaatgtaatgtacaatgtatattattaaaattatgtCCATGCATAGATTTGCATAAAATTAAGGTTTAAAAGGTTAATAAATGCAAGTTAGATTTTTGGCTAGAACTTTTATGAAGCAATATCGTGAACTGAAGTGGAATAATAATTCTAAGAATCTTTCAAAATGATCTTTCTAGGTTCACATAAATCAATGGATGATTAACATGTAACTGTAACAATGGCAACTATGCATTAATCACTGATATCTAGGTTTCTAATTCAAGAAATTAAGTATTTTATAGGTTGCATAATTCGGCAGTCTTTTCACACCAGAAAATAAGACACAACATCCTGCATAAGTTCTACAAAATCTAATTTGCATTCATTGGTATAGCAAAATCACACCAAGTTCACGACCTCTGACCTTTACAACTCAACATTACAAATGGACACTTGATGAAGTTAAAGGTTAAAGTTCGGAATCTCATCGTGACTTTGTTACAGTTCATCTAGGATCGGACAGAAATGGCAGACGATAGACACACCTGAGTTGCACATAAAAATTTTAAAGAATGCAATTTCCGCCCGACCCTAGACGCCATCTTGCATCGATGTGTGGGTCGGGGGAAGTAAAAGGACAAAATGTCGAGGGTGTAACACTACGTAAAAGGCATGAAAAGGAAAAAGTACCTGCATATAAGCTTTTTCTATCTAGTTCAAGGAGGTCATACATCTACTGATAAGTGTTCTTATCTTACACCAGAAGCACTTCATCAGCACCTGCCAAACTATTAGCAAATGACCTGGCGGGTCATGCCACGGTTTTCGGGACAAAGGTACGTTACGTGAATATCTAACACTTATTTACTCTCCCTCATACATGAGGCaccagaattcaaatatcacgccTAAGTATAGACCTTGACTTAAATAGTGCGTATCTTGCTTCATATTCAAGGGGGCGCCACACAGTGTGGGTTACTCAGATTCTCTACCTTTGTTCACCAAAACTGCAGAATGACCCTGGTGATGATGTGCTCATCTCTCTGCACAGTTCACAGTGCATATTAATTACTGTGTAGAACTATACACTCTGGTGTATTGTATTAACACCCAAGTGGCTATCTTGTAGCATCTTTCTTAAACAGGCTCAGAGAGATGTACCACTCATCAATACTGTATATATGTTTAGGCACCGCAACAGAAAGCAGTTTTTCGGACATCTCGTCACGCACCGTAAACAAATGCAAGTTCACAAACCaggcaattaattaattaattcaaaaaACTTGTTTAATTGTCCCTGTAAACATATATAAATTTTGGAAGAATATTGATtcaataacaaaagaaaaacaatgcaAAAAAAGTTCAACCCACTAACAAATATTCTCATACTATCTTTGTAAACCAACACGGTTTAGAAACGCATATATGGGAACTACGGTTCCAAACATATATCTTAACCACTGACAACATGTACACACATATATGAGGTATAATTAAtctgtacaaaaaaagttgggctattccagttgaaatccatcataTACCTCCTATagaagaagacatgaccttaatctccaacacaaggAAGTCGATTTCAAATGggcccccattcaggtaaccccatttgaaattcgcacttcttgtgtgggagaataaggtcatgtcttccatttcaactggaatatcccattgttATGACAACACAGACTATTCAATAATTAATGAACTCTTGTTTTTGCATGAACATAAAAAAGTACTCATCGGTCATGTTAACATTCgtataaaaaaagaaattttgtcatcaaatgaCAAAAACATTGCACACTGTTTTAAGTCAGAGAATGCCACTCCACTGGTGTGAAAGTTTGGCGACGTCTTTGTAGCGTTATGCTGAGCGCCCTGGTGAGTTACAATTTTTAGATAAGTTTTACTTTCAATAGTTATTATGTTCTTAATAAATACCGATATTCGTCTTTGGAAAATATTGCAACTACAAATTAGTGAAATGTTCCAAGATTTTTCCTGAAAACATCAACTTGTTAAAAGTGAGATTGATTTCAGATGCAAATAATTTTGGTAAAACGCTCTTTCTGAAGTTGGAAGTATTTGGTTTTAAGTCTCCCACACTTCAAATACAAGACACAGACTATGCTTTGTACAATAACTATGTCATGTCACAAACATTCcccaccaacagagggcgcttctCTGAACCCACCTTTTGTTTAGTTAGTCACACACTTATTCCGTAAATCACTCAAATATACCACAACCATACAAGAAACTTACTCATAAAATACATATCCACAAAGTAATCACAATGCACATGGCAAAGTCCAAACAACCTCTACTGAAGAGTATTGAAAACACTTGACCCCACTCCACGTTTGGGGTACTCTACCTAATAATGCATGTGTACTTGAGTATTCGAGAGAGGTCATTAAACTCTGGCAGTAGCTATGGTGTTATTCTAAGCAAAAAATTCATGTCATTCCAAATGCAAAGTTCGAATGACCTACATTTGATTCTCATGAAACCACTGACCCCCTCTGCAGTTTTGGGTACTATACATCATATCCTCACATTACAGGAGCATGCAGAGATGGATAGAGGTTATTGGACTCTGTCTGTGGCTATGATGTTACTTTATAGATATGGAAGGAGGCTAAAACTTACGTTTACTCTGCAGGTTGAGCATCATAACAACGTAAAGATAAAACttcataataacaaaaataatatatatataatacataatgGAACAGCTGACTCTAGTTTAAAAAAAGCTGCAGTAAATAACGGTTACTAAACCTGATTAAAAGCAAACTTAAACTGGTTTATATTTTATGTACACTAGGATATAATTTAGATATACATTGGTAATAACCAGTCCTGATATCACAGTGGTACCTTTTATTTTTACAATAAACCAAGTGACCTTTTGGTATTAAACCTGATTAGATAACGACCTTAAACTTTATATCCACATTAGCTGGCTTGGTACAAAATAGGCAAAATAAATTATCACTGTAGATGACACTCTTATCATAAACCAGATGACATTTTGGTGTTAAACCTGGTTAGGTAAGTCCTTAAACCATCACATCTAGGTTAGCTTCACTGGCACTACACAAAGGCAATGCATTTTATTAACGCTGTTCCAATATGGATTGACCTTTCATCACATGCTCAAAAACCATCATCAGGTTACATCTTTTCTAACCAGGTTTAACATTCACCATTCCATTATCCGGTTTCTAAAACATGCACATCACTTAATCATAACCAGGTTTAACATTCATAAAATCCAAGTTTAAGTTTGGTACACCACCATATATACTCTGGTTAGTGTATTCACAGAGGACTTCTTATAAATACCTAGGCATAACCATTACTCTGGTTTTCACCTTATGTACATCATTCATAACCACGTTTAACATTCACAATAACCAAGTTTAAGCTTGACAAACCACCGTTAAGTTGATACACACTAACTCTAGTCATTCTTCACTGGAAGGCTTGGTGAAACCTGGGCAGTGCCTGTGTATTGGCGTAGTGtaactgctgctgatgatgctgtggTATCATATTATGATGGTTCTGCTGTGGTGGTGGTGACAGCTGGTTCATCTGCATATGATGCTGATCCCCATGCATGCCACCTTGGTGCTGCTGTTGCTGATGTTGCTGAGGTAGAtgatgctgttgctgctgctgatgctgctgctgctgttgttgttgttgatgatgatggccCATGCCGACTGGAGACTGAGCCATTGTAGCTGGAGGGGTGTTTGGGGTATGAAGGGATACAGGTGGCGATGTTGGGGTTGGGGGAGCATGAGacatatgttgttgttgttgttgcactgTGTTGAGAGGTAGGAAGCCCAATAGTTGGCCAAGGTCCACCGATGTCGGGTTTAAAGGTTCGTTCATCATTGACGATCCTTTATTGCTGCCGCCGGTGAGCATATCTAAACTTGTTGTGTCGAACGAATCCAGGAGTTTATCCGTTACAAAGGGTCGCTGTGGCATTTTCAGCGGTTGCTGCCATTTCTTCGGTGACATCTTATTACAGAAAGATCGCGGCTGTGGGACGGGTGGGATTTTGAGGAGATCTGTCAgctgttgctgatggtggggatgATGGGGATGTCCCATGGGCTGCCCCATGGTGTTTTGCTGATGAGGAGGGGGTGGTAACTGTGGCGGCGGCATCGTCTGCAACTGTTCTTGCAAATGCTGCATATCCAGCATTTGCTGCACTGTGGCGGCGCCTACGGCTTGTAGATGCTCGCCAAGTTTAACCCGTAATTGATCGTTGCTGTCGTGACTCTTCCGCGTATGCCGCACCAGATGGTCCTTTCGACCGAACCTCTGCCCACATGTCTGACAAAGGAAGTCCTTCCGTCCTGTGTGGACCACCATGTGCCTTCGCACATCTTTCCGCTGTAAAATCGTCTCTCGCAATGTTCGCGACTTATGCTTCTTCTCTTCGAACCGTTAGACTTACCAGAATGTAACTTTATATGTTGGAGCAGCATCTCCGTAGTCTCAAAATCTTTCGCATATTTTGCAGACTAACTCACCGGCTGCTGCGGGCGTGCAGTGCGATATGCTTCTTGAAACCTGGCTTGGTGTTGTACACCTTGCCGCTTTTCGCCCAGAACTGTGGTGCGACTCCTTGTTTGGGTCATGCGTCTGTAGATGATTCTTCAGGTGATCCTTGCGGTGGAATTTTTTGTCGCAGTACGAGCAATTGTGCATCTTATTCGGGGAGTGCGTTGTCATGTGTCGCAGCAACTTGTACTTGGAGATAAACGCCTTCTTACACTCGGTGTGCATGCACTCGAACGGACGTTCACCCGTATGATAATACGAAGGCGTTTTCAGTTTGTCCGCACTAAGAAATACTTTGGGACATTCCGGACATTGGAATGTCTTAACGTCTCGCTTTACCCGTCCTCTTCTCGGCTTTACCACGTTACCACTGTTATCGTTACCGTTACCCTGTATTTTATCCATGTCTACTTTCAATAGTAATTTTTGCGATGAGTCGTTATTATTCTGGTGCAAGTCTTGGTTCTGCTGTCCGTCGTGTTGCGCCGTCGTGTTCATTATTGCGTGTTTGTCGTTGGTGCCTCTCGCACCGCCTTTTATGTTTCGTATCTTTGGTTTGCGCCCTCGCTTGCCTTTCTTGGATTCGCACGTGTGCTGTTCCAGCAGTACAAACGTGCCGAAGACTTGATTGCAGTTTGAACATTTCCAGGGTTCGGACGACTGGTTGTCACTGTGGTTGTTATTTTTATCCTGCCCATGGAAGACTCCGGAAAGAGAACACATCTAGGAATATAAACACAAAAATAGAACAAAATCATTTTAATCAATAATTGCCATATTcattttattaaccctaaccccctgaaaaccacaaaataccacatgcTAGGCGCCTCTCCTTTAGCGAGACAAGATGCGGCAACACATAATAGGGCATCTCCGACCAAACTACCTCAGGGCATTAGGCCTAATAAAGCCCATATGGTCAAACAATGACCACCACAAATTTGGCCAAAAGAAAATGGAATTCAATGGTGAAAAACCAGTTTATGTTTTAACTTCTTGGAGAAGACTTTGTCAGActaattaatgtcattttaagCTTTGCTTTGCCTTAAACATTCCAAATTCATGCTAACAATAATGGTCTATGTTGAGggtgcaattttgcaatttgaaaacGGTTGGAAACTGGTATTGCAATTCACAAAACGGAATTTGAGTTATAGAAAAGTTTTAGAAAACTCTACATAATGCGACATGGAATCATTACTTTTGCTTTTGAAAGGCAAGCTATAAAGGGATTTATATAGGCTGCAGAAAATTGGTATGAATGTTTTGTGCACTGTAAAAGTAAAACAATTTGCTCTCTGCATTTATTTGTACACTTCCAAGCAGCTACCAAGAAAATAACATCGCGCAAATATATTCCTATAACCCATACGATAGGTCAACATAATGAAACTTGGACTCGcataatttaaaaacaagtgaaaacagttcaaaaattggaaaagcgGAAAAAGTTAATTGTGTGAAAAAATCCACTTTCACAGAACTGGTTAGTGGGAGTGTTGGGGACCATTATAGGGAGTTGGAGCATTAATTAGAATCAATTAAGAAATGTCAGGGTTAATTGATCATGAATGTTCCTTGGTTACGAGGCAATGTTGTGACATGTATCATTTGTTGTCATGCTTATATAGCCACCATAAATTGCCGATTCCATTGAAAATACACACTCCTCCATTaggagggagtataaatttcaaatggaatgaccacattaggcagctccatttgaatttcatacaaagaaagattcaacatgaatcttacactgagggagggtgagtttcagatgg belongs to Amphiura filiformis chromosome 18, Afil_fr2py, whole genome shotgun sequence and includes:
- the LOC140139017 gene encoding LOW QUALITY PROTEIN: uncharacterized protein (The sequence of the model RefSeq protein was modified relative to this genomic sequence to represent the inferred CDS: inserted 3 bases in 2 codons; deleted 3 bases in 2 codons); protein product: MMFVRAANNHEEQNLVAYQFNDDIYFATCKPVSPHTELKVWYAADYAKDMSAEPLEKTVNDCFPVNEPGTSLTTLTNSEPNGPNTNSTTCYYLSHRPSASFSGYTHQFHIHGHGSRDDARVGYYTDGNQGGTGRIGACLSKAKMCSLSGVFHGQDKNNNHSDNQSSEPWKCSNCNQVFGTFVLLEQHTCESKKGKRGRKPKIRNIKGGARGTNDKHAIMNTTAQHDGQQNQDLHQNNNDSSQKLLLKVDMDKIQGNGNDNSGNVVKPRRGRVKRDVKTFQCPECPKVFLSADKLKTPSYYHTGERPFECMHTECKKAFISKYKLLRHMTTHSPNKMHNCSYCDKKFHRKDHLKNHLQTHDPNKESHHSSGKSGKVYNTKPGFKKHIALHAAAAGELVCKICXKDFETTEMLLQHIKLHSGKSNGSKRRSISREHCERRFYXRKDVRRHMVVHTGRKDFLCQTCGQRFGRKDHLVRHTRKSHDSNDQLRVKLGEHLQAVGAATVQQMLDMQHLQEQLQTMPPPQLPPPPHQQNTMGQPMGHPHHPHHQQQLTDLLKIPPVPQPRSFCNKMSPKKWQQPLKMPQRPFVTDKLLDSFDTTSLDMLTGGSNKGSSMMNEPLNPTSVDLGQLLGFLPLNTVQQQQQHMSHAPPTPTSPPVSLHTPNTPPATMAQSPVGMGHHHQQQQQQQQHQQQQQHHLPQQHQQQQHQGGMHGDQHHMQMNQLSPPPQQNHHNMIPQHHQQQLHYANTQALPRFHQAFQ